The following is a genomic window from Spirochaetota bacterium.
CCGAGATCGGGTATTGCCTGTTCAACCCTGTGGACCAATGGAGGCCGGCAGGGGTTGCGGCCGATGATTCCGGTTCCCCGGCAGGGGAGAGCGCCGGCGGAAGGATAATCCTGCCCACGGGCAGCCTGTCGGTCAGGGAGCTCGCCGCGCTTCTCGACACGGTCCCGGTGGACATCACCTTCGTCGACGCGGACGACACCGTCCGCTACTTTTCCCAGGGGAAGGACCGGATATTCACCAGGAGCAAGGCCATTATCGGCCGCAAGGTACAGCAGTGCCATCCGCCGGCGAGCGTCGCCACGGTGCAGAAGATCATCGACGATTTCCGCGCCGGCCGGCAGGAGAGCGCCTCCTTCTGGATAACCCACAAGGGGCGTTTCATCCTCATCGAATACTTCGCCATGCGCGACGAGCAGGGGACCTACCTGGGAACCATGGAGGTGTCCCAGGACCTGACGGACAAGAAGAAGCTCGAGGGGGAGCAGCGTTTGTTAAGTTATAAGTAGCGGCACGGCACGCCGTGTCGCGATAGGCACGCCGTACTGCTGCAGGCAATCGTGCCCTGGGAGCCGCGAACAGCCCCGGTAATGATATTATATAATACAAGGAGTATATCCATGAAAGATAATCCGGCAAGTGAATACACAAAAGAAGGCCTGGCCCTTGACGGTCTTGTAGCATACCAGGACGGTTCCGTGGTGAGCCGCACCGTGATAAACAATCCCTCCGGCACAGTCACCCTCTTCGCCTTTGACAGTGGCCAGAGCCTTTCGGAGCACACGGCCCCCTTCGACGCCCTCGTCCATATCCTTGACGGGAAGGCGGAAATAACCATATCCGGGAAGCCCCATCTGCTGACGAAGGGGGAGATGATCATCATGCCCGCGAACCAGCCCCATGGCCTGAAGGCCCTTGATAAGTTCAAGATGATGCTGGTTATGATAAAGGGGTAGGATTGAATTGGCGCCGGAATCCGCCGGTTTCAGGAACCACCCCCCCCACCGCGAAGGGAATGATGGAGATGTCATTCCCTTCGCTTTTACATTCCCCGTGGCCATGGCGCTTTTTTATCAAGA
Proteins encoded in this region:
- a CDS encoding cupin domain-containing protein; this encodes MKDNPASEYTKEGLALDGLVAYQDGSVVSRTVINNPSGTVTLFAFDSGQSLSEHTAPFDALVHILDGKAEITISGKPHLLTKGEMIIMPANQPHGLKALDKFKMMLVMIKG